tcactTTATGTATTTCAAAAACTGCAAGAGTTCAAAATAATTTCACACAGGCAATAGTCTTATTTCTTTGAAGAATGACCCCTTCATGTAAGGGCAAAATGAGGTTTCCACCTAGATGAGCATTATTCTTGTAAATATGATGTGAGCTTTTGGTGaagaattatttagttaaataactcATAATTATTTAGTTAGAAGACTCAGTTCATTTTCCTGTAACGAACtgttaatttccattttaatgCCACTagttttgatgtttattattaatttattaagtataaatataatgtacttaaattacattttcatttaaaggaaaaaaatattttagttaaaaaagtttacacatacaataagtttttttggaaaactgtattcaattttgtagttttctcattttcttaaattccatattaatatataaagataacaaattaCCTTCATCGTTTCCTTCAACTGGATCATCAGCATATTAATCTTcatcatctttcttctttttcttggatcttttatctgtaaaataaaatcagataaaaaataaaaacagtaaagtaGAATTATAAATCATCAATCATATGATCAACAGAATTCTACAAGTAATTATTGATTCAAGAATTTTGTTAcactaactaaataatttttcgtaataggaaaagtttttaaacatacaAGATATTTTCTACTGAAAGGAAAATTATGTGCAAAGCTTGAAATTTCACAAAGTAAATTCTCCACCTTCAATTTCtgcaaattcaaaattatatatctaaCAAAGTTCTAGGTTATCAAAAAACACAAATACTAACCGAAATCTTTTTTAGTACGCTTTGGGCCTCCCATCgcgatttaaacaaaagaaagcTAAATTGCACAATCTTACTTCGCAACCGTAACCCAACTATGAACACATTTTAAcatattaagatattatttacgTTGGCTGCCTATACATATACAATATAGCTTTTTACAATTACTATCGCATCTGCAGTTTACAAGAATTAGCTTTCGTTTTGTAAGACTGCAAATCACGACTACGATACAACTTTAAACTTCAACACTATCGATAGCTCTTCGAACTAAATCATTACTATCGAACttccaattattattatgtaaatgaaaaaaattacttactaaaaaaaaaaattaatactttaaaataaaattctacattccTCCACATCCGAAAAgatgaataaagtttaaaaatagatgaaaaactaAGACATTCTAGTAAATTAACATTAGTCAATATTTGGCATGAAAAAAGCAGTTCATAATTCGATATCTATTGCACATCACAGAATTGGAACTAACCTCAAATAATTTTCCAGAGTAACgttgaaattttcaaaacgttAGCAGGTTGTGCGGTGTTTGCTCATTCTTATTGTAATTagatttgcttattttttcaaaaatactttcttgCAGAGGGTCAGTCAGcagattaatttaagtttaaaacacGAAACTAGCGACCTTAAGTTATTCTGATAGatcatgtattttaaaaatgtataaaagtcaAATAAAGCTGTACTTAAATGCGGTACCCGAAACTATTTTGTACCGTTATTGACTGACTTATTGTTATGGCATTGACTCATAATACTTTATGTAGTAGATTATGTAAATTTAACCATTTacgattactttttaatttagttcataGACATACTAGTAAAAGTAGTTCAAGAAACGTTCTAAACTACGATGTTTTGGATATTTATACGGAAAATTTAGTTCaagaaaattgcaataaatttaatgaatttattttcaaagtatcattaaacaaaacaaatttaatcaatatttttaccaaCCCTTGTCAAATATTGGAATTGCCTGATCATTGTACAAAAGAAGAACTTGTTTCCAAAATAATAGATTCTTTAAGGGTTCACAATGTAAATAATACTGTTACTTGTATTAAACTATGTAAAGAAAGATCATACTGTTTACCGTATGGATTTATGttatacttaacaaaattatttgcaaaattagGAGAAAAAGAAGGTTTGGAATTAATGCAGTCATACCATAAGTGTTTGTATGCAAATGAGTTTAAGAAGTACTGTGGATTTAAACACTACACAGCTCAAATGTTATGGTATTCAGGAAATTTTTCTGAATCTCTTGATATTTTAGAACAGTTATATCAGAACTGCTCAGTTAGTTTAAAGTATgaactaaattacataatatatgatGTCATCTCTGATGTAATAATGAAGCATGGGGAAGCTTTATTGGTTgtaatgacaaattttattaaacaattagctgataaatatgataattattatccCATGGCTATTTTATGGAGATCATTACAAGAAAGTGAATGGTTTGCAGATCAggaattagcaaaaaaaatattgaatgataATGAGGaacttattattgtaataaaagccATTGGTACCTGTTTGGTGTATTTCTTACATGCAGTGCCATAAAATTGATGTTGTCCATAGACTGTGTGAAGTGTTGCTGAAACTTAATGCCATCGATCAATATTCATCTGTTCTTCATAGTCTTTTTGACTATTATTGTAGGTATACAGAATAACTTCACTAGTATATTTATATTGTCTGCCACTgcagcttttattaaaataaattgtaatgataattttgcTCAGGCATCTCTCACTTCAACCAAGAAATTTagtaatctttcatttaattctaatttctaaataataatgtaGGTTACCCAAACTGGTAATCAACgaaaagtatattttcatttgattagCCTACTTCATTTGTCATGAAATCTGACTTTcttgtaacatttcattttaaaatatgttttttctatgtaaaattatgtataaaatatgagGAAGAGTCTAGTCCTTGATAAGCAGTGCAAGTGTATCAGTGCTTCATTAGTGGATTGATAGAAATAAAATCGTTTGAATGGAAGCTTAGCCATTTAAGCACTATCTGCTTTTCTTCTTATTAGACCTGAAAGATTAGACTCTAAGAAGAGTTCTATGTAAAAGATACACTCTTAGGAAAAAAACAGTAGTAATGGAAAGCTGTATTGCAACAGTACAACCTTCTCAGAAGTACATGTTATTTGGGCTTGATTGCAGAATTCAAGTGATTTCTGAGATGTAGATTGAACTGGAGGAATTGTTTTCCTGGGTATACAGTACACCAAAATTATCTTTAgctcatcaaaaaacaaaatcagtatGATGATAAATTTTCTGCTGATTGTTAGGTAGGGTTttggttattttcaattttgatgagGACGTAaggcaaataaaataacttactttcTTGGTTTCCAATTTTTGTTAGTGGATCCAGGTCTCACTTCCAGAAAGTTGTATCTAGGAATACACCATCTACACACATTTGGTATGGCATTCTTGTTACAGGCTCTTTATTGAACTGCTGATCATGAACAGTAcggtataattattatatttatgtatgactTATAACCAGATTTCATTCACTGTTATGCACAGATTTTACTCTGCTATGGTTCAATTACTGTAATGGTCTTTGGTGTCATTATTATCGGTATGTGACCTGGttagtcttttaaaaaattttcactgtTCAGGAACTTTCTAGTCACTCATATATTTGCTGAATATATGCTCACATATATAGAACAtttttgaatacaaattttcttatattaggcAGAAATTCATGTTGAGGTTATCTATGACATTGAAtgtgttataatatttcaaacgcatattaaaattgtatttaatttaaaaaaatatataatatatacatcttTACTGTGTCAAAGTAATCCTTCTCCAGCTTAATAATAGTTTAAGCGGCTATAGAATTGGGATAACTAGTGATTCACCTTGTACTTATTACACAATTACAGTAGTAGTATTAAAAGTAGAatgatctgaacggatgaagaaatactgggcagctcggaagagtaaaataacacgcttttctcagaaaagattaactaaaattgactaagtggtcccatgttgcacgtaaaagcataataataatataaatatatatcacacTAGTTATCCTAATTATATAGCCACTTAAACTATTATTAAGCTGGGGAAGGATTACTTTGACATATTAaagatgtatataatatatattttttttaatttaaacaattttaatatgcgtttgaaatattataacacaTTTGATATCATAGGTAATCTCAACATGAATTTCTgcctaatataagaaaatttatattcaaaaatgttcTACAGATTTCCTAGGTtacttttctatattatatatatatataaattacaaaacagaatacaaaacaaattacaaaatacaacatataaaccaccaaaacagtaattaaataagtaacttagcattattattaatttccaataacaatTTTCGCAGTATCCCTTAtcttcagtttattaaataatatacacatctattacaataaaaatattcttttaattttctgaaattttatttgaaattatgttttatattttgaataatataataagtatatatgtaaattttgatgtcccattatatatgttataatattaaatttgattaacaaagtttcaatatttttaattatttgagtattcaaaaagaaaatatatattcttagttttaaaaattaagtttaactcttttatttactcatctatttttttaaataacacattggTCAGTatgtgatgaattatttgaatttaaaaaaaaattatttatattttatatatataatactagataaaaaaaatagtgtggGATATACAGTctataacatgtatttttttttattgatgtttgttGATTAcccttgaaattttgtttttagtttagatATTTCTGctgtagtaataattatttgatttcattaagcatttattttttatctgtagaaaaatgttgatagaataaaaataaagagcagTTTCTCACTGTAAATTTTgtgagttttattaaattttttttctatcaagatAATGTAATGCATTATCTCTCACCAGGAGTACATTGTTTTTACATATGTAGAGCACATTTAAGAACCTACAGTTCTGAGTTATTTCTCTGAATAATAATGTTCACTTTATAGTCAAACTGGCTCAGTAAAGAAGATGGTGAGAAAACCACTTCGATTTTCACTTTCCTTATTAAGCTTGGCACGGGGTTCTTGTTAATTTGGTCATGGTTATGTCAGTTTCAAGAGGGAATTAAATCTCATTAGGTCACCTACAATCTTTTTAACTAGTAATTAACCTTCTtcctaacaatgttttttttttaaactagtaaaaAGTGTACAGGtgcgtgaaaaataaaataaaatttctccttgataacattattaattattactgttttattacacatttaaacacatataatatttaaaaaatgttttaagttgaCACTAGTTATGAATACACTATTGTAAAGTAGCTCTGAGTTAGAAAAGACTCATTTGACTTAAAAATTAGTGACCCGATTTTTACTGCCTCTATACTTTAATACAACAGCCTGTTAAGACtgacacatattttttttaattttaaaatacttatacttattttacagattcacaaaacaatttaaaaagatgttCTGCTGTAGTAAAATCAGCTTTGGATCTCAATATACCACTGAAAGAATCCTATCAGAAacgctttttaatattattaactactGGAAAGTTTGACAAGTCTAATCGCAAGAGCTCAACAGAAATACCCAACAGTATCAATTATcagataaatttaaacttttaatgttacTCGTACCTGTTTTTATGCTTAAAAAGTAGTATTTATGTAGTAAGTGGCATAACttaaattttagcaatttaataattttgtaattgttaagtttttgtctaatgtaaattatttataaatagctgaTACATTGTGCTGAATAactgtgttttaaaaatgttaactgctaataaatcaactatttatttaaatttattatgttatttatttcatggtATTTTTCAGGTATTTAACtaccaattttttattgtactgaaaattaactaaaagaatactaaaacaaaaaagataataatgtgttatgttaatttaagtaaatacgtATCCCTACTTTACACTTAAACacagattgtaaaaacaattttctacttctttttaaTAGATGCTATTAATCCTGgggtttgttttctaaattttatttcttttttgtttttgttatttgatataattatacaattatataccGACTGATGTGGGATTCCACAAAAGTCAACtgttggtattagtttttttttaggtttttctgttctAAGTAGTTCTAAGTTATTGACATTACTATACAATTTCAGAGTTGTTTGATATTGTAACTATATAAAGGcatttataataacaaacaaactaaTAATCACACAGCTCTCACTATCAGTAAATTGCATAACAATTTAGCCa
This DNA window, taken from Lycorma delicatula isolate Av1 chromosome 7, ASM4794821v1, whole genome shotgun sequence, encodes the following:
- the LOC142327442 gene encoding uncharacterized protein LOC142327442, coding for MALTHNTLCSRLCKFNHLRLLFNLVHRHTSKSSSRNVLNYDVLDIYTENLVQENCNKFNEFIFKVSLNKTNLINIFTNPCQILELPDHCTKEELVSKIIDSLRVHNVNNTVTCIKLCKERSYCLPYGFMLYLTKLFAKLGEKEGLELMQSYHKCLYANEFKKYCGFKHYTAQMLWYSGNFSESLDILEQLYQNCSVSLKYELNYIIYDVISDVIMKHGEALLVVMTNFIKQLADKYDNYYPMAILWRSLQESEWFADQELAKKILNDNEELIIVIKAIGTCLVYFLHAVP